The following proteins come from a genomic window of Burkholderia stabilis:
- a CDS encoding DNA polymerase III subunit gamma/tau — protein sequence MTYQVLARKWRPKDFASLVGQEHVVRALTHALDGGRLHHAYLFTGTRGVGKTTLSRIFAKALNCETGVTSQPCGVCRACREIDEGRFVDYVEMDAASNRGVDEMAALLERAVYAPVDARFKVYMIDEVHMLTNHAFNAMLKTLEEPPPHVKFILATTDPQKIPVTVLSRCLQFNLKQMPAGHIVSHLERILGEEQITFEPQALRLLARAAQGSMRDALSLTDQAIAYSANEVTESAVSGMLGALDQTYMVRLLDALAAGNGPEILAIADEMSLRSLSFSTALQDLASLLHRIAWAQFAPGSVLDEWPEASDLRRFAETLSAEQVQLFYQIATVGRAELGLAPDEYAGFTMTLLRMLAFEPAVAAGSAPGGQPSAPRAVPGPRAAAAAASTAAAKPVSAAPAEAVRPQAAVPTAPVARPAPVQSGEEAGRPAVKAAAVQASAPAPADVQVIEAPEPEKDMASQAATADDTPPPARKEPEQPAAAVAAAATPVALRNDEPAAPADPVPRAASPEPVARSAARSGGAAAALDVLRNAGMRVSSDRARAGAAPKPAAQPAAEKPAAARPAVSVPTPRAAARAPHAADSRQASPPWEDIPPDDYVPLSADEMFGGPPDDGFVPVFDSGPDDVRVMPKAAETRPSAPVDTRPLPPAIALDPIGFDGEWPALAAQLPLKGVAYQLAFNSELTAVDATTLKLSVPVPQYADAAQVAKLKAALADALGKPVEVAVEVGPARRTAAALDAAARAARQREAEQEIHGDPFVQQLVRDFGARIVEGSVRPLADSAPDGQPPTLH from the coding sequence ATGACCTATCAAGTTCTCGCACGCAAGTGGCGTCCGAAGGATTTCGCTTCGCTCGTCGGCCAGGAGCACGTCGTCAGGGCGCTCACGCACGCGCTCGACGGCGGGCGTCTCCATCACGCCTATCTGTTTACCGGAACCCGCGGTGTCGGCAAGACGACGCTGTCGCGGATCTTCGCGAAGGCACTCAACTGTGAAACCGGCGTCACGTCGCAGCCGTGCGGCGTGTGCCGTGCCTGTCGCGAAATCGACGAAGGCCGTTTCGTCGATTACGTCGAGATGGATGCTGCGAGCAATCGCGGCGTCGACGAGATGGCCGCGCTGCTTGAGCGCGCGGTGTACGCGCCCGTCGATGCGCGCTTCAAGGTCTACATGATCGACGAAGTGCACATGCTGACGAATCACGCGTTCAACGCGATGCTGAAGACGCTCGAAGAGCCGCCGCCGCACGTCAAGTTCATCCTCGCGACGACCGATCCGCAGAAAATTCCCGTCACCGTGCTGTCGCGCTGCCTGCAGTTCAACCTGAAGCAGATGCCGGCCGGGCACATCGTGTCGCATCTCGAGCGGATCCTCGGCGAAGAGCAGATCACGTTCGAGCCGCAGGCGCTGCGCCTGCTCGCGCGCGCGGCGCAAGGCAGCATGCGCGATGCGCTGTCCCTCACCGACCAGGCGATCGCCTATTCGGCGAACGAGGTAACCGAGTCGGCCGTGTCGGGCATGCTTGGCGCGCTCGACCAGACGTACATGGTGCGCCTGCTCGATGCGCTCGCGGCCGGCAACGGCCCGGAAATCCTCGCGATTGCCGACGAGATGTCGCTGCGCAGCCTGTCGTTCTCGACCGCGCTGCAGGATCTCGCGAGCCTGCTGCATCGGATTGCGTGGGCGCAGTTCGCGCCGGGTTCGGTGCTCGACGAATGGCCGGAAGCCTCCGATCTGCGTCGCTTCGCGGAGACGCTGAGCGCCGAGCAGGTTCAGCTGTTCTATCAGATCGCGACGGTCGGGCGCGCGGAGCTCGGCCTGGCGCCTGACGAGTACGCCGGTTTCACGATGACGCTGCTGCGGATGCTCGCGTTCGAGCCGGCCGTTGCCGCCGGCAGTGCGCCTGGCGGCCAGCCGTCCGCGCCGCGAGCCGTGCCGGGACCGCGCGCGGCTGCGGCCGCGGCCTCAACTGCTGCGGCGAAGCCGGTATCGGCTGCACCTGCCGAGGCAGTGCGTCCGCAGGCTGCCGTGCCGACTGCGCCCGTTGCGCGTCCGGCGCCGGTGCAATCCGGCGAAGAGGCCGGCCGGCCGGCCGTGAAGGCGGCTGCCGTCCAGGCGTCCGCACCGGCTCCGGCCGATGTGCAAGTGATCGAGGCGCCGGAGCCGGAAAAGGATATGGCGTCGCAGGCGGCGACGGCGGACGATACGCCGCCGCCCGCCCGCAAGGAACCCGAGCAGCCTGCCGCTGCCGTAGCCGCTGCTGCCACGCCTGTTGCGCTGCGAAACGACGAACCGGCTGCGCCGGCCGATCCGGTGCCGCGCGCTGCGTCGCCCGAGCCCGTCGCGCGTTCGGCGGCGCGTTCAGGCGGTGCGGCCGCCGCGCTCGACGTGCTGCGCAATGCCGGGATGCGCGTGTCGTCCGACCGCGCTCGGGCAGGTGCTGCGCCGAAACCGGCGGCCCAGCCGGCCGCCGAGAAACCGGCCGCAGCGCGTCCTGCCGTGTCGGTGCCGACTCCACGTGCTGCCGCCCGTGCGCCGCATGCGGCTGATTCGCGTCAGGCTTCGCCGCCGTGGGAGGACATCCCGCCGGACGACTACGTCCCGCTCAGCGCCGACGAAATGTTCGGCGGTCCGCCCGATGACGGTTTCGTACCCGTGTTCGACAGCGGCCCCGACGACGTGCGCGTGATGCCGAAGGCGGCGGAAACCCGTCCGTCAGCACCGGTCGACACGCGGCCGTTGCCGCCCGCGATCGCGCTCGATCCGATCGGCTTCGACGGCGAATGGCCGGCGCTCGCCGCACAGTTGCCGCTCAAGGGCGTCGCTTACCAGCTCGCGTTCAACAGCGAACTGACGGCTGTGGATGCAACGACGTTGAAACTTTCCGTGCCGGTGCCGCAATATGCGGACGCCGCGCAGGTTGCAAAGCTGAAGGCTGCGCTGGCCGATGCGCTCGGCAAGCCGGTCGAGGTGGCGGTCGAGGTCGGGCCCGCACGCCGGACGGCGGCCGCGCTCGACGCAGCCGCGCGCGCGGCACGCCAGCGCGAGGCGGAGCAGGAGATTCACGGCGATCCGTTCGTCCAGCAGCTCGTACGCGACTTCGGTGCGCGTATCGTCGAAGGCTCGGTGCGTCCGCTCGCCGATTCGGCGCCGGACGGCCAGCCGCCGACGCTGCATTGA
- a CDS encoding protein-L-isoaspartate(D-aspartate) O-methyltransferase — MSGERAKRFPLALEDLKRAPRKSEGRAGERHAAVAAPKAADKPAAVLKPVAVKPAALRTALPGSAAAKPVTAPKPTALKPALPKPAAPSVAPAGAFALTSERVRERMVERLRANGVTDARVLEAMAAVPRHMFVDPGLATQAYEDSALPIGHQQTISKPSVVARMIELAMAGRTLERVLEIGTGCGYQAAVLSHVARDVYSIERIKPLYERAKLNLRPLRVPNIRLHYGDGRVGLPSAAPFDAIVIAAAGLDVPQALLEQLAIGGRLVAPVGAQSGQHQVLTLVERVAHAQWRESRLDRVFFVPLKSGVI, encoded by the coding sequence ATGAGCGGCGAGCGCGCGAAGCGGTTCCCGCTCGCGCTCGAAGATCTCAAGCGAGCGCCACGCAAGTCGGAAGGTCGGGCCGGCGAACGCCATGCGGCGGTCGCGGCGCCGAAGGCGGCCGACAAGCCCGCGGCCGTGCTGAAACCGGTTGCGGTGAAGCCGGCTGCGCTGCGGACGGCACTGCCCGGTTCCGCCGCCGCGAAGCCTGTGACCGCGCCGAAGCCGACCGCGCTGAAGCCTGCGCTGCCGAAGCCGGCTGCGCCGAGCGTCGCGCCGGCCGGCGCGTTCGCGCTCACGTCGGAACGCGTGCGCGAGCGGATGGTCGAACGGCTGCGTGCGAACGGCGTGACCGATGCGCGCGTGCTGGAAGCGATGGCCGCGGTGCCGCGCCACATGTTCGTGGATCCGGGGCTCGCGACGCAGGCCTACGAGGATTCCGCGTTGCCGATCGGTCACCAGCAGACAATTTCCAAGCCGTCGGTCGTCGCGCGCATGATCGAGCTCGCGATGGCCGGCCGCACACTCGAGCGCGTCCTCGAGATCGGCACGGGCTGCGGCTATCAGGCCGCCGTGCTGAGCCACGTGGCACGCGACGTGTATTCGATTGAACGCATCAAGCCGCTCTACGAGCGCGCAAAGCTGAACCTGCGGCCGCTGCGCGTGCCGAACATCCGTCTGCACTACGGCGACGGGCGTGTCGGCCTGCCGTCCGCGGCCCCGTTCGACGCGATCGTGATCGCGGCGGCGGGGCTCGACGTGCCGCAGGCGCTGCTCGAGCAGCTCGCGATCGGCGGGCGGCTCGTCGCGCCGGTCGGCGCGCAGAGCGGGCAGCACCAGGTGCTCACGCTCGTCGAGCGCGTCGCGCACGCGCAATGGCGAGAGTCCCGGCTTGATCGCGTTTTCTTTGTCCCTTTAAAATCCGGAGTGATTTGA
- a CDS encoding CaiB/BaiF CoA transferase family protein, with amino-acid sequence MSTSQGPLAGVKVLEFGTLIAGPFASRLFAEFGAEVIKIEDPNGGDPLRKWRKLHPEQGGTSLWWSVQARNKKSVTLNLKSDAGKAIARQLASEADIVIENFRPGLLEKLGLGYDVLSADNPGLVMVRLSGYGQTGPYRDRPGFGAIAESMGGLRHITGYPDLPPPRIGISIGDSIAALHGVIGALMALHHRKVNGGAGQVVDVALYEAVFNMMESVVPEYGVYGMVRERTGASLPGIVPSNTYACRDGSIVIGGNSDPIFKRLMRAIERDDLADDPALAQNDGRVPRTQEIDDAIAAWLAPRTIDDALVVLNAADVPAGRIYSAADMFTDPQFVARQMIQRFKLADGTDIPLPNITPKLSDTPGETRWLGPELGEHTDEVLRGLGYDAQAIAALREAGAI; translated from the coding sequence ATGAGCACCAGCCAGGGCCCGCTCGCGGGCGTCAAAGTGCTCGAATTCGGAACGCTGATCGCGGGGCCGTTCGCGTCGCGGCTGTTCGCCGAATTCGGCGCGGAAGTGATCAAGATCGAGGATCCGAACGGCGGCGACCCGCTGCGCAAGTGGCGCAAGCTCCATCCGGAGCAGGGCGGCACGTCGCTATGGTGGTCCGTCCAGGCGCGCAACAAGAAATCGGTCACGCTCAACCTGAAATCCGATGCCGGCAAGGCGATCGCGCGGCAACTCGCGAGCGAAGCCGACATCGTGATCGAGAACTTCCGTCCGGGCCTGCTCGAAAAGCTCGGGCTCGGCTACGACGTGCTGTCGGCCGACAACCCGGGCCTCGTGATGGTGCGCCTGTCCGGCTACGGGCAGACCGGCCCGTACCGCGACCGCCCCGGCTTCGGCGCGATCGCCGAATCGATGGGCGGCCTGCGCCACATCACCGGTTATCCCGATCTGCCGCCGCCGCGCATCGGCATCTCGATCGGCGATTCGATCGCCGCGCTGCACGGCGTGATCGGCGCGCTGATGGCGCTTCATCACCGCAAGGTCAATGGCGGTGCGGGGCAGGTGGTCGACGTTGCACTGTACGAAGCCGTCTTCAACATGATGGAAAGCGTCGTGCCCGAATACGGCGTGTACGGGATGGTGCGCGAGCGCACCGGCGCGTCGCTGCCGGGCATCGTGCCGTCGAATACGTACGCATGCCGCGACGGCAGCATCGTGATCGGCGGCAACAGCGACCCGATCTTCAAGCGGTTGATGAGGGCGATCGAGCGCGACGACCTCGCCGACGATCCCGCACTCGCGCAGAACGACGGGCGCGTGCCGCGCACGCAGGAGATCGACGACGCGATTGCCGCGTGGCTCGCGCCGCGCACGATCGACGATGCGCTCGTCGTGCTCAACGCGGCCGACGTGCCGGCCGGGCGTATCTACAGCGCCGCCGACATGTTCACCGACCCGCAGTTCGTCGCACGGCAGATGATCCAGCGTTTCAAGCTGGCCGACGGCACCGACATTCCACTGCCGAACATCACGCCGAAGCTGTCGGACACGCCGGGCGAAACGCGCTGGCTCGGGCCCGAGCTCGGCGAGCATACGGACGAGGTGCTGCGCGGCCTCGGCTACGACGCGCAGGCGATTGCCGCACTGCGCGAGGCAGGCGCGATCTGA
- the surE gene encoding 5'/3'-nucleotidase SurE, with protein sequence MRILLSNDDGYLAPGLAALSEALQPLAELTVIAPEQNCSGASNSLTLSRPLSVQRAAGTGFFYVNGTPTDSVHVALTGMTDAKPDLVVSGINNGQNMGEDTLYSGTVAAATEGIMFGVPAIAFSLADKGWAHLADAARVAAEIVEHYLAHPLPGHPLLNVNIPNLPYDALKGWQVTRLGKRHPSQPVIRQTDPRGEPVYWIGAAGAALDASEGTDFHAVANGFVSITPLQLDLTHTQMLLATREWARAGGRVS encoded by the coding sequence ATGCGAATCCTACTCAGCAACGACGACGGCTATCTTGCCCCCGGTCTCGCCGCGCTCAGCGAAGCGCTGCAGCCGCTGGCCGAACTCACGGTGATCGCGCCCGAGCAGAACTGCAGCGGCGCGTCGAATTCCCTGACGCTGTCGCGGCCGCTGTCGGTGCAGCGCGCGGCGGGTACGGGTTTCTTCTACGTGAACGGTACGCCGACAGATTCGGTGCACGTTGCGTTGACCGGGATGACCGACGCGAAGCCGGACCTCGTCGTGTCGGGGATCAACAACGGCCAGAACATGGGCGAAGACACGCTCTATTCGGGGACAGTTGCAGCCGCCACCGAAGGCATCATGTTCGGCGTTCCGGCCATTGCGTTCTCGCTGGCCGACAAGGGTTGGGCCCACCTGGCGGACGCCGCGCGCGTCGCCGCGGAAATCGTCGAGCACTACCTCGCGCATCCGCTGCCGGGCCACCCGCTGCTGAACGTCAATATCCCGAACCTGCCGTACGACGCGCTGAAGGGCTGGCAGGTCACGCGCCTCGGCAAGCGCCATCCGTCGCAGCCGGTGATCCGCCAGACCGACCCGCGCGGCGAGCCGGTCTACTGGATCGGCGCGGCAGGCGCAGCGCTGGACGCGAGCGAGGGCACCGATTTCCACGCCGTCGCAAACGGTTTCGTGTCGATCACGCCGCTGCAGCTCGATCTCACGCATACACAGATGTTGCTTGCGACGCGCGAATGGGCGCGCGCCGGAGGGCGGGTTTCATGA
- the rho gene encoding transcription termination factor Rho, with protein MHLSELKSLHVSELIEMANGLEIENANRLRKQELMFAILKKRAKTGETIFGDGTLEVLPDGFGFLRSPEMSYLASTDDIYISPSQIRRFNLHTGDTIEGEVRTPKDGERYFALVKVDKVNGQPPEASKHKIMFENLTPLHPNKPLSLEREMRGEENVTGRIIDMIAPIGKGQRGLLVASPKSGKTVMLQHIAHAIKQNHPDVILFVLLIDERPEEVTEMQRSVAGEVIASTFDEPATRHVQVAEMVIEKAKRLVEMKHDVVILLDSITRLARAYNTVIPASGKVLTGGVDANALQRPKRFFGAARNIEEGGSLTIIGTALIETGSRMDDVIYEEFKGTGNMEVHLERRLAEKRVYPSINLNKSGTRREEMLIKPEILQKIWVLRKFIHDMDEVEAMEFLLDKIRQTKSNSEFFDLMRRGG; from the coding sequence ATGCATTTATCCGAGCTCAAGTCTCTGCACGTCTCCGAACTGATCGAAATGGCCAATGGCCTCGAGATCGAAAACGCGAACCGCCTGCGCAAGCAGGAGTTGATGTTCGCCATTCTTAAAAAGCGCGCCAAGACGGGAGAGACGATCTTCGGCGACGGTACGCTCGAAGTGCTGCCGGACGGCTTCGGCTTCCTGCGCTCGCCGGAAATGTCGTACCTCGCGAGCACCGACGACATCTATATCAGCCCGTCGCAGATCCGCCGCTTCAACCTGCACACCGGCGACACCATCGAAGGTGAAGTCCGCACGCCGAAGGACGGCGAGCGCTACTTCGCGCTGGTGAAGGTCGACAAAGTCAACGGGCAGCCGCCCGAGGCCTCGAAACACAAGATCATGTTCGAGAACCTCACGCCGCTGCACCCGAACAAGCCGCTGTCGCTCGAACGCGAAATGCGCGGCGAGGAAAACGTCACGGGCCGCATCATCGACATGATCGCGCCGATCGGCAAGGGCCAGCGCGGCCTGCTCGTCGCATCGCCGAAGTCGGGCAAGACCGTGATGCTCCAGCACATCGCGCACGCGATCAAGCAGAACCACCCGGACGTGATCCTGTTCGTGCTGCTGATCGACGAGCGCCCTGAAGAAGTGACCGAAATGCAGCGCTCGGTCGCCGGCGAAGTGATCGCATCGACGTTCGACGAACCGGCCACGCGTCACGTCCAGGTCGCCGAAATGGTGATCGAGAAGGCCAAGCGCCTCGTCGAAATGAAGCACGACGTCGTGATCCTGCTCGACTCGATCACGCGTCTCGCACGCGCATACAACACCGTGATCCCGGCATCGGGCAAGGTGCTGACGGGCGGTGTCGACGCAAACGCGCTGCAACGTCCGAAGCGCTTCTTCGGCGCGGCGCGCAACATCGAGGAAGGCGGTTCGCTGACGATCATCGGCACCGCGCTGATCGAAACCGGCAGCCGCATGGACGACGTGATCTACGAAGAGTTCAAGGGCACCGGCAACATGGAAGTGCACCTCGAGCGCCGTCTCGCGGAAAAGCGCGTGTATCCGTCGATCAACCTGAACAAGTCGGGCACGCGTCGCGAGGAAATGCTGATCAAGCCCGAGATCCTTCAGAAGATCTGGGTGCTGCGCAAGTTCATCCACGACATGGACGAAGTCGAGGCAATGGAATTCCTGCTCGACAAGATCCGCCAGACGAAGAGCAACTCCGAGTTCTTCGACCTGATGCGCCGCGGCGGCTGA
- the trxA gene encoding thioredoxin TrxA, protein MSEQIKHISDASFEQDVVKSDKPVLVDFWAEWCGPCKMIASILDEVAKDYGDKLQIAKINVDDNQATPAKFGVRGIPTLILFKNGAAAAQKVGALSKSQLTAFLDSHL, encoded by the coding sequence ATGAGCGAACAGATCAAACACATCAGCGACGCATCGTTCGAACAGGACGTCGTCAAGTCCGACAAGCCCGTGCTCGTCGATTTCTGGGCCGAATGGTGCGGCCCGTGCAAGATGATCGCCTCGATCCTCGACGAAGTCGCGAAGGACTACGGCGACAAGCTGCAGATCGCGAAGATCAACGTCGACGACAACCAGGCGACGCCCGCGAAGTTCGGCGTGCGCGGCATCCCGACGCTGATCCTGTTCAAGAACGGCGCGGCCGCCGCGCAGAAGGTCGGCGCGCTGTCGAAGTCGCAGCTCACCGCATTCCTGGACAGCCACCTGTAA
- a CDS encoding MerR family transcriptional regulator: protein MPNDAPKPLLTVSDAASRLGVTPRTLKYYEERGLVTPSRSEGRYRLYDEADLERFARILRLRALGFSLHGITEMLKRPLEETGDGRRRYSDASLRDIRTGLAEQIGTLDRRIAAVQRELKEAVALRKELQHDIEYVERRLAGENPDALIAQRQAEAGTRRTRKDRE, encoded by the coding sequence ATGCCGAACGACGCCCCCAAACCGTTGCTGACCGTGAGCGACGCCGCGTCGCGGCTCGGCGTCACGCCGCGCACGCTGAAGTATTACGAAGAGCGCGGACTCGTCACGCCATCGCGCAGCGAAGGCCGCTACCGCCTCTACGACGAAGCCGACCTCGAGCGCTTCGCGCGCATCCTGCGGTTGCGCGCGCTCGGCTTCTCGCTGCACGGCATCACCGAAATGCTGAAGCGTCCGCTGGAAGAAACGGGCGACGGCCGGCGCCGCTATTCGGATGCGTCGTTGCGCGACATCCGCACCGGCCTCGCCGAGCAGATCGGCACGCTCGACCGGCGGATCGCGGCCGTCCAGCGCGAACTGAAGGAAGCCGTCGCGCTGCGCAAGGAACTGCAGCACGACATCGAGTACGTCGAGCGGCGCCTCGCCGGCGAAAATCCCGATGCGCTGATCGCGCAGCGGCAGGCCGAAGCCGGCACGCGACGCACGCGCAAGGATCGCGAATGA
- a CDS encoding peptidoglycan DD-metalloendopeptidase family protein — protein sequence MSMLRAMQNNRSREPLTLAQRAICVAAFSTLLAACATRLDNAPVVDRSGSLGTSASAQPAVPLGPPPPGFYRVKPGDTLYRIALENGQNYRDIATWNNLANPNQIEVDQLLRVAPPGGAAVAGMPATAPIAGAAVATAPLSSGPATPAAGTSSTLATPPAAATGSSDTAAAPSGPVTFAWPARGPVLNGFDDAKNKGVNIGGSAGEAVKAAADGRVVYSGNGLRGYGNLIIIKHDATYLTAYAHNRALMVKEGDAVTKGQKIAEMGNSDSDRVMLHFEVRRQGKPVDPLKYLPPQ from the coding sequence ATGAGTATGTTGCGCGCGATGCAAAACAACCGATCCAGGGAACCGCTCACGCTCGCCCAGCGCGCGATCTGTGTGGCTGCGTTCTCCACGTTACTGGCCGCGTGTGCGACGCGGCTCGACAACGCGCCCGTCGTCGACCGCTCCGGGTCGCTCGGCACGAGCGCCTCCGCGCAGCCCGCGGTACCGCTCGGCCCGCCGCCGCCTGGTTTCTACCGCGTGAAGCCGGGCGACACGCTGTACCGGATTGCGCTCGAGAACGGGCAGAATTATCGCGACATCGCCACCTGGAACAACCTGGCGAACCCGAACCAGATCGAAGTCGACCAGTTGCTGCGCGTCGCGCCGCCGGGCGGCGCCGCGGTTGCGGGTATGCCGGCCACTGCGCCGATCGCGGGCGCAGCCGTCGCGACCGCGCCGCTGAGCAGCGGCCCTGCGACGCCGGCTGCCGGCACGTCGTCCACGCTCGCGACGCCGCCGGCTGCGGCGACCGGGTCGAGCGACACGGCGGCGGCCCCGAGCGGCCCCGTGACGTTCGCGTGGCCCGCGCGCGGCCCCGTGCTGAACGGGTTCGACGATGCGAAGAACAAGGGTGTCAACATCGGCGGCTCGGCCGGCGAGGCCGTGAAGGCGGCAGCCGATGGCCGCGTTGTCTACTCGGGCAACGGCCTGCGTGGCTACGGCAACCTCATTATCATCAAACACGATGCAACTTACCTCACGGCGTATGCACACAATCGCGCTTTGATGGTAAAAGAGGGGGACGCGGTAACGAAGGGGCAGAAGATCGCCGAGATGGGTAACAGCGATTCCGACCGCGTGATGCTGCATTTCGAGGTACGCCGGCAGGGTAAGCCTGTCGATCCGCTGAAGTATTTGCCGCCTCAATAA
- a CDS encoding YbaB/EbfC family nucleoid-associated protein encodes MLKGNLAGLMKQAQQMQENMKKMQEQLALIEVEGQSGAGLVKVTMTCRNEVRRVAIDPSLLADDKDMLEDLVAAAVNDAVRKAEATSQEKMSGMTSGLPLPPGFKLPF; translated from the coding sequence ATGTTGAAAGGCAACCTCGCCGGACTGATGAAGCAAGCGCAGCAAATGCAGGAAAACATGAAGAAGATGCAGGAGCAGCTTGCGCTGATCGAAGTCGAAGGGCAGTCGGGGGCGGGTCTCGTCAAGGTGACGATGACGTGCCGCAACGAAGTGCGTCGCGTGGCGATCGACCCGAGCCTGCTCGCGGACGACAAGGACATGCTCGAGGATCTCGTCGCGGCAGCGGTCAACGATGCCGTGCGCAAGGCCGAAGCGACGTCGCAGGAAAAGATGAGCGGCATGACGTCGGGCCTGCCGCTGCCCCCGGGCTTCAAGCTGCCGTTCTGA
- the recR gene encoding recombination mediator RecR: MKQPSALSALVEALRVLPGVGPKSAQRMAVHLMQHDREGAERLGRSLLFATEHLQHCEKCNTFTEAQICEVCSDEERDPTLLCVVETPADQIMLEQTMTYRGLYFVLMGRLSPLDGIGPKEIHFDRLVRRASDGIVKEVVLATNFTNEGEATAHYLGQTLKARGLAVTRLARGVPVGGELEYVDAGTIARAMLDRRTM, from the coding sequence ATGAAACAGCCGTCCGCCCTGTCCGCTCTCGTCGAAGCATTGCGCGTGCTGCCCGGCGTCGGGCCGAAATCCGCGCAGCGCATGGCGGTCCACCTGATGCAGCACGATCGGGAGGGCGCGGAGCGGCTCGGCCGGTCGCTGCTGTTCGCGACCGAGCACCTGCAGCACTGCGAGAAGTGCAATACGTTCACCGAAGCGCAGATCTGCGAGGTCTGCAGCGACGAGGAGCGTGATCCGACGCTGCTGTGCGTCGTCGAGACGCCTGCCGACCAGATCATGCTCGAGCAGACGATGACGTACCGCGGGCTGTATTTCGTGCTGATGGGGCGACTGAGCCCGCTCGACGGGATCGGTCCGAAGGAAATCCATTTCGACCGCCTCGTGCGGCGCGCGTCCGACGGCATCGTCAAGGAAGTCGTGCTCGCGACCAACTTCACGAACGAAGGCGAAGCCACCGCGCACTACCTCGGCCAGACGCTGAAGGCGCGCGGGCTCGCGGTCACGCGCCTCGCGCGCGGCGTGCCGGTGGGCGGCGAGCTCGAATACGTCGACGCGGGCACCATCGCCCGCGCGATGCTCGACCGCCGCACGATGTAA